The following nucleotide sequence is from Megalops cyprinoides isolate fMegCyp1 chromosome 6, fMegCyp1.pri, whole genome shotgun sequence.
ATGCATATAAACTTACTGACCTGCCTTcgtatttcagttttcagagaaGGAGTGTAGAAGTAACTGTTTTCAGCAGTGAGTACTTATTTACAGGAAACCAAGCTGTGGACCTACAGCATGTGGATTGATCCTGTGGgctgtacacagctccaggCGTCCACAGTGGCCAGCTCAAATCCACACTGCTATGAAGAAAATCGGGGGATCATGGTCTCATAGCTCAGTTTAATCCTCCTTACCCCAAACAAAATTGCCTTACCATTGCCCCCAACACGAGACGAAAACTGGGGCCCACTTTTCTGACTTTCCCTACTCAAAATGATACTGATCAGTGTGTAATGGAAAAGTAGGATGTGCAGCACGTTCCCTTAAATGACAAACCTAAACGGACACATTACAATCTTAACTGCACACCAATATGCCACACGGAACTGTTCaatattattaaatgcatttttgcatagGCATAAAGATAAAATTGAACTTGGCATAACTTTTTAGAATAATATAAAATGGgtcatttgtaatttaatttctttgctCTCAAAAATTGATCTGTAATAGGATTACCaattgtgaatatttttataCACTGATTGATTAAAATAACCCATTCCAATAAAGTTTATGGTCAAAGAAGGAGCCATTTTGCAAACAATCAATCGGATTTGTGGTAATCACAtcacttcccagcatgcctgcAAAAATAAGGAATCAGGACCTTGACAACGAGAACACAAGACCTTTGGTCAGCAAATTTGATCCATATACATTTCTCATTGCAGCTGGAATTGGAAGTTGGTTCAGGGTACCCTGCTATCGATCCCATGAAAGTACTATTTCAGACTCCCACACTAATCCTAACATCTGTACCAATGTGAGACCAACTCTGCATATTCACTGCAATCAAGCCCTCACATGATCCTATTTCAACTTGCTCCGACactgcagaggacagagatTCACTTTATGTCCGCAATCACAGCTGTGAATTTTTGAGCCCCAACACATACCATCTTTATGACACGCTGTCGACCCTCAGATAAAAGCACACAAACTGATTCTGATACTTTCATATCCACAGAGTCAGATGGACTATGTATGCAGGCATCAAAGTGCAGTTTGTGGTGCAGCCACAAGACGGCGCTAACGCACCAGCCCCACTGTGCAGCCTACCATTGATAATGTAGTCCTCATTTCAGCATTAATCCCCCTTTCTCTTTATCAAAATCCAGGTGCAATTTAACACAGCTGTGATTTTGGAGGTTTTTATGTCGTACTTCCATGTGACACACATAATCTTGTTCCTCCTGCCTTTGGCCTCCCCTCCAGCAGAACCGTGAGTACACACCTGCATGAAGCCCAGATCTGTTCTTGCTGGAATGTCAGCGGGCTTAACTTGCCAAGGCAGCCTGCTGGAAGCTGACGCCAAGTCCTCCTCTGGGGAGAGCTGCCTTAAGAACCCGTTCTCCAATCTCCCAGTCACCTTCAAAGAAGCTGCCGAGCTTCCTGGGTTCCTGTTATCTATGGAGTGAGCACAGCTGGCTCAGTGTTGGCAGGTGGACATCGGCGTGATTCAGTTCTCCGGTGCGCTGCTTCCATTACCAGCTCCGGTGGAACGCAGTCGGTGCGGCGGTCACTCGGAGGGGGTCACAGGTGGGGGTCGCGTACGCCTCAGCTGTCGCTGGGGGCCTGGGGGGTGGCGAGGAGGCGAGGGGCGGGCCCGTTCAGGCGGTCCAGCTCGTCCACCTGCGGGGTAGGGGTGGCCCCGCCCCGGGACGCCCCCTCCGCCATGGCGGCCAGGTTGGGCACGCTCTTGCTGCGCACGCACTGGAAGTCGACGTGGCggctctttccctcctccttctcccaggACAGCTGGATGAAGGGCCGCTGCACGTAGTTGTAGATGACCTCCGACTTCCCGCCCGGCCGCCTCTTCACCTTCTCCTTGCAGGTGGGGTACCCTGGGAAACAGAGGGAGCTAAACTCACCAGGAAATAGGTGCTAAATCAGGGATCTgcatatatatgatatataataatcagggatacacactcacatctcAGCTATATATGTATCTCTTGTGCCGGGTAAACTCATGGAGCAGCAGCGGGGAAGAGAGACTCACCTTCGATGCCGATGCGAATGTTCTTCAACCCTCGCTCCTTTAGCAGCGCTTTGGCCACGTCCCTGTTCTCGATGTACTTGAAGAAGCGGTAGAGCTTTGTGCTGTAGAGAACTGGGGAAGAGACCAGGGTGCGCATGAGTCATCAGGGAGGCACCCGCCCCTGCATCGAACGAGCACTGACTGACCCGTACTGCTACAACCACCTTTAGTGAAAAGCACAAAGAGATCAGAGGACAGGGAGCAGAGATGAGTGTTCGTAAGGGGCTCCTTACTTTGGGAGTACTCCTCGCCCATGGGCGGGGGGTGCTCCTGGTCCCAGTCGACCGTGTCGTCGTCCGTCAGCACCACGATGTGACACTCCCGCTCGCCCTCCTGCGCGCTGGCCACCATGGCGGgcaccaccagctcctccaggaaGCCCTCGAACTGCTTGCGTGCCCCGTCATTGGACAGCTCATGCAGCAGAGCGCCTGGGAAACGGGGAAAAAGAAAGGACCTGACCGTCTGCCTTCAGCGCTCGCAGACTGAGGAGCGTTTTCATGCCCAGTTCACCCGCCAAATTGTTCATTGTGTTAGTTTTGGTCATGTTCTCTGGCTGCTGATAGGATCTCATCAGATTAGTCAGGTTTTGGTCCTGATTacacactaatgcacacacCACAATCATGTTAAATTTTCTACGTCTGGAAGCCCTGGCTGACTTACCCAGCCCTATTCCTGGCAGAACAACGCCAATATGTTCTGCTGTTGTGGGATCCCAGTCACGATCGATAACTGACACAAACTCAGGCCATAGGACTTAGCCTGTGCTCAGAGTGAACGAGATGCCAACCGAGCCACTCAAGACTCCTTCTGgtattttttcagaaatgtcacattttacGGAAAACCTCTAGTCACACAGGACTGGCTTTCATACCATATGTATTTTACCATACCATTCACCTGtatattcaaaatatacatttgattttaatttatgCACTGTCTGGtacaagacagaaaaatactacaatgtaatattcattGAAGAAAGCAAAAAAGGGGTACTAAACTAAGACAACCTTTTTTAGCACTCCATGGataaattaatttaacttttCAAGGTAATGTCAATTAGCAGGAATGTGAACCGCTACTTTAACATATTAACAAGAGGCTTCATTGCAGCTTTGGAAAAAGTACACACGTGTAACAATCAAAGCCTGCGTTTCCCCAAACACGTCTTAAACAGACACCACATGGTCAGCAGTTAGATGCTATTGAGTACGATTCGTGAAAGCTTAGCGGCCTCAGGGTGACAACAAGTGGGGTCGGGAGAGGCTGCACTCACTGAGGTCCCGGCACTTCACCGTGCTGTAGTCAAAGTTGATGCAGAGGTAGTCACAGGCTTCTCGTAGCTCTGCCACCGAAACGCCATCCGGGCACCGCAGGACCCCCGTTCGGTAAAAATCCTGAGGAcgagggaaagacagagagaaagagtgagggagagatcttcattcatttccaaaaaaaaagagaacattctGATGTCACATTTTCTTGACTGACTGTTGCTCAGAGAGGATTTGACCCTATCATTGTAAAAGAAACTGCTGTCTTTCAAAAAAGGCAAAGATTCCGCAACTTACGAGGACGACTCGAAAGATGCTGGCGCCGATGCCTTCTGCGATCTCGAATTCGCCCTTCCCATTGGGCCGCGTGAAGTTGTGCTGCCGACCGGGGCCAAACATCCTTCATCGAAATAAAGCGTGTAAACTTTAATGTAAGCAAGGACTGATCAGAACACCCTGGCCAATCAATTACTTTCAAACCAAAACAATGTGCACGTGGAAATACTGGCCCAATTCTGTTGTTATTGGATTATCTGAGGACCCAATAACTGGACCAGCTACTGGGCCCTAGCCTTGTGGCCATATGCTCAAAAACCTCAGTGACTAATTCAGGGAGACTAAGATAATCTGAAGGATTGCAGGACACCTGGATCAGGACTACCCACTGTGAGCGCGCTCATTGTTCAGCGTCACACTATGGCGAGATGTGACATGTGGGAATATCCTCAGCAGGCAGCTGGTGACCTACCTTCCCAACATGGTGTCCGGGTGGGCGGTAAAGACTGCCGGGTCCACCACGAAATGAGTGCCGTCCACCACCAAGGTGACCCTCTCgctggggggaggggccggGTCCACTCTGCTTTCCAGCTGTTCGCTCATTTCTGGCCCGCTAAACCTGCTGCCCTCTGTGTGAACAGGACCGAGTAACACCCCATTTCACTCCTAAAAAATTAAACTACAAAAATTTACAGGCAAAATCGATCTTTTCTCCTCCGTAGGCCACAAC
It contains:
- the LOC118779525 gene encoding BTB/POZ domain-containing protein KCTD20-like, whose amino-acid sequence is MRRTSQNSRPFEEIQGAPFLDRGGILQEGRQLEGSRFSGPEMSEQLESRVDPAPPPSERVTLVVDGTHFVVDPAVFTAHPDTMLGRMFGPGRQHNFTRPNGKGEFEIAEGIGASIFRVVLDFYRTGVLRCPDGVSVAELREACDYLCINFDYSTVKCRDLSALLHELSNDGARKQFEGFLEELVVPAMVASAQEGERECHIVVLTDDDTVDWDQEHPPPMGEEYSQILYSTKLYRFFKYIENRDVAKALLKERGLKNIRIGIEGYPTCKEKVKRRPGGKSEVIYNYVQRPFIQLSWEKEEGKSRHVDFQCVRSKSVPNLAAMAEGASRGGATPTPQVDELDRLNGPAPRLLATPQAPSDS